One window from the genome of Glycine soja cultivar W05 chromosome 12, ASM419377v2, whole genome shotgun sequence encodes:
- the LOC114380555 gene encoding uncharacterized protein LOC114380555 translates to MPQSDDIAAAQARYDGERVEAQAMHRNQSAWMAHWKQTDYKSTTPACNRLRIDSEVKEEKEDNGAEQRDLLGGLDSSMHAGAVGEAARATSVTFTNEADDEKSKKASSDSKSFPTFKFSRKLDGGLSLQREQHDREGGKSETEPCSGDEDDNISLNRTGTSGAGLSSTSAHASPKIETLVKECQVLSQEVLPTALLMKSPWDVEQKNLAVSTSLWNDFVKSDSDIVPNRCDKGKTVIPQFTHEPFEICQSSYNLASRGRFTSTKYHTFSSLLISEKKMSSLLDPQKSSFPRWMQGGTAHLPHNSMASSDDRYFIRGQHHEIEKYVANPNITCQTESLESAKPQNLYGLSSVAAQMPCSIHDVGCMKIYTDIDSVEESSRGRPKISQTTHHFLMSKNTDVNFSDSQSFREPIAPIKFKGSAFNEILDFSPPTNGHALKGLKLEALGSSMKSEVKENVQDFKYPTCLKNESSAETDTMDINALHKNNLPGDVPLQTNKCSKDSQNSRTSQGATISAREKTIAKSVNTTIPDINQEPQELLAEESPVVDRETSTSRTHSLDLDHFLSHSDEHARSSSGNSTLRIDPSSRWVKRLKLCTLGSAHGTGSTKIGETSSHEKVNNIYGKIMKDSRTSLEPKMVHHAEGQMVPDLPATVSTNGKSSLTEAKKTVEITLSHPWIQRWSHDRATSSRKRHELGELHEPKSSNTVLEEFQKKQFPSIAAMAMMGKAMNSLNPSELTKKGPVIVWNMKGF, encoded by the exons ATGCCTCAGTCTGATGATATTGCGGCGGCACAAGCACGTTATGATGGTGAGAGGGTTGAAGCTCAAGCAATGCATAGGAACCAATCGGCGTGGATGGCTCATTGGAAGCAAACAGATTATAAATCAACAACCCCTGCTTGCAATCGTTTAAGGATTGATAGTGaggtgaaagaagaaaaagaagacaatGGCGCTGAGCAGCGTGATTTACTTGGTGGCTTAGATAGTTCTATGCACGCTGGAGCAGTTGGAGAAGCAGCTAGGGCTACAAGTGTTACCTTCACCAATGAGGCAGACGATGAAAAATCAAAGAAAGCAAGCAGTGattccaaatcatttcctaCATTCAAATTTTCTCGAAAGTTAGATGGAGGATTGTCTCTGCAGAGGGAACAGCACGACAGGGAAGGTGGAAAATCTGAAACTGAACCCTGCTCTGGAGATGAAGATGACAATATTTCTCTCAACAGAACTGGGACTTCTGGAGCAGGCTTATCATCAACATCTGCACATGCTTCTCCTAAAATAGAAACACTAGTAAAAGAGTGTCAAGTATTGTCTCAAGAAGTTTTACCGACAGCTCTGCTAATGAAATCTCCTTGGGATGTTGAACAGAAGAACCTAGCTGTTTCAACATCACTATGGAATGACTTTGTAAAATCAGATTCTGACATAGTGCCAAATAGATGTGACAAAGGGAAAACTGTGATACCCCAGTTCACCCATGAACCTTTTGAAATTTGTCAATCAAGCTACAATTTAGCATCCAGAGGGCGATTCACAAGTACCAAATATCATACCTTTTCGTCTCTTTTAATCAGCGAGAAGAAAATGAGTAGCCTCTTAGATCCTCAAAAATCTTCTTTTCCGAGATGGATGCAAGGTGGTACTGCTCATTTACCGCATAATTCTATGGCTAGTAGTGATGATAGATATTTTATTCGTGGTCAGCACCATGAGATTGAAAAATATGTTGCTAATCCAAATATTACATGCCAGACTGAATCCTTAGAGTCAGCTAAGCCACAAAACCTTTATGGACTAAGCTCCGTGGCAGCGCAAATGCCTTGTTCTATTCATGATGTGGGGTGTATGAAGATATACACCGATATAGATTCAGTTGAAGAATCATCAAGAGGTCGTCCCAAAATTTCCCAGACAACTCACCATTTTCTAATGTCGAAAAACACTGATGTTAACTTCTCTGACAGTCAGTCCTTTAGAGAGCCAATAGCACCTATCAAATTCAAGGGAAGTGCTTTCAATGAGATCCTTGATTTTTCTCCACCCACAAATGGCCATGCTCTGAAAGGTCTGAAGCTGGAAGCTCTAGGGAGCTCCATGAAGAGTGAAGTAAAGGAAAATGTCCAAGATTTCAAATATCCAACATGCCTGAAGAATGAATCCTCTGCTGAAACAGATACTATGGACATCAATGCTTTACATAAGAATAATCTTCCTG GTGATGTTCCATTGCAAACAAATAAG TGCTCCAAGGATAGTCAAAACTCGCGTACGTCTCAAGGTGCAACAATTTCTGCTAGAGAGAAAACTATAGCAAAATCAGTGAATACAACAATACCAGATATAAACCAAGAGCCTCAGGAGCTTCTTGCCGAGGAAAGTCCTGTGGTTGACAGGGAGACTAGCACATCAAGAACCCACAGCCTTGATTTGGATCACTTTCTTTCTCATTCAGATGAGCATGCAAGGTCAAGTTCTGGAAATAGTACTTTAAGAATAGACCCAAGCAGCAGATGGGTCAAAAGACTCAAGTTGTGCACATTGGGCTCTGCTCATGGTACTGGGAGTACAAAAATTGGAGAAACTTCTTCACATGAAAAAGTTAACAATATATATGGCAAAATTATGAAAGATAGCAGAACTAGTCTGGAACCCAAAATGGTACATCATGCTGAAGGACAGATGGTACCGGATCTACCTGCAACAGTATCAACAAATGGCAAGTCCTCTTTGACTGAAGCAAAGAAAACTGTAGAAATTACCCTTTCACATCCCTGGATACAGAGATGGAGTCATGATCGTGCTACATCTTCCCGAAAGAGGCATGAATTAGGGGAGCTTCATGAACCAAAGTCTTCAAATACTGTGCTAGAAGAGTTTCAAAAGAAACAGTTTCCAAGCATTGCTGCCATGGCCATGATGGGAAAAGCAATGAACAGTTTGAATCCCTCCGAGCTTACGAAAAAGGGACCTGTGATAGTTTGGAATATGAAGGGATTTTGA